From Pseudoalteromonas viridis, the proteins below share one genomic window:
- the zipA gene encoding cell division protein ZipA, which translates to MATELRWALIVISALIIGGLLIHGLWSVRKKENQDTDNPAANKQPAAAPQPQREEEPQLDEMSFSAVDEDKESALAQSQSEAADTPTGAAEQHEEVQQEADSQETAPQDFIILHIEMPEGLTMAGSKLLPCVLSLGFKYSDEGFFNRHVESSGNGPVLFRLVNMYNPGTFDIDNMEQFSTGGVSLFMTLPCEGDSMAAFNMLHSAAKKLADEFGASVLDSSREPLTVNTTRAYVEKVREYTV; encoded by the coding sequence ATGGCCACAGAATTAAGATGGGCATTAATCGTGATCAGTGCACTGATCATTGGTGGATTATTGATACATGGCTTATGGTCGGTGAGAAAAAAAGAGAACCAGGACACCGATAACCCCGCAGCCAACAAGCAACCCGCAGCCGCGCCTCAGCCGCAGCGCGAGGAAGAGCCACAGCTGGATGAAATGAGCTTTTCTGCTGTCGATGAAGACAAAGAGTCTGCACTGGCCCAAAGCCAAAGCGAAGCGGCAGATACCCCTACAGGCGCTGCCGAGCAACATGAAGAGGTACAGCAGGAGGCTGATTCACAGGAAACAGCGCCGCAGGACTTTATTATTCTCCATATCGAGATGCCAGAAGGGCTGACAATGGCGGGCTCTAAGCTGTTGCCATGTGTACTGAGTCTTGGCTTTAAGTACTCGGATGAAGGCTTTTTCAACCGTCATGTAGAGTCATCCGGCAATGGCCCGGTCTTGTTCCGGTTAGTGAATATGTATAACCCGGGCACGTTCGATATCGACAATATGGAACAGTTCAGCACCGGTGGCGTCAGCCTGTTTATGACGTTGCCGTGCGAAGGCGACAGCATGGCGGCGTTCAATATGCTGCACAGCGCCGCGAAAAAGTTGGCCGATGAATTTGGTGCCAGTGTGCTGGACAGCAGTCGTGAGCCACTCACTGTGAATACCACCCGTGCCTATGTTGAAAAGGTACGCGAGTATACCGTTTAA
- the ligA gene encoding NAD-dependent DNA ligase LigA translates to MSETISKQINELRQQLESYNYQYYVLDQPTVPDAEYDRVMRALIELETQHPDYLTPDSPSQKVGGAALSKFEQVTHQVPMLSLDNAFDEAEFNAFNRRIKERLLHNDELDFCCEPKLDGLAVSILYRDGVLVQAATRGDGQVGENITENVKTIRNIPLRLRGDNIPAELEVRGEVFMDKAGFARLNETAAKRDEKTFANPRNAAAGSLRQLDPKITAKRPLMFYAYSMGVVQGAELADTHYAQLQQLKDWGLPMCPQTKRVTGASAAYQYYQAIMAERDALPYEIDGVVIKVDNKPFQEQLGFVARAPRWAIAFKFPAQEELTQLLDVEFQVGRTGAITPVARLEPVFVGGVTVSNATLHNRDEIDRLGVKVGDTVIIRRAGDVIPQITQVVLEKRPEDARDITFPDTCPVCDSHVERVEGEAVARCTGGLVCRAQRKEAIKHFASRKALDIDGLGDKIVEQLVERELITTPAELFTLRQGHFESLERMGPKSAKNLVGALEEAKQTTLAKFLYALGIREVGEATAQNLANHYLTLEKVMNASIESLQEVSDVGVVVAQHIHAFFSEPHNQKVVSDLLEQGLHWPEITAKAESEQPLAGLTYVLTGTLSQLNRNDAKARLQALGAKVSGSVSKNTHALVAGEKAGSKLTKAQDLGIDILDEAALIALLDSHQG, encoded by the coding sequence ATGTCAGAAACTATCAGCAAACAAATCAATGAATTAAGACAACAGTTGGAAAGTTATAACTACCAGTACTATGTCTTGGATCAGCCCACTGTACCCGATGCCGAATATGACCGGGTAATGCGCGCTCTGATTGAGCTGGAAACTCAGCATCCTGACTATTTAACCCCGGATTCTCCCTCACAAAAAGTGGGTGGTGCTGCGCTGAGCAAATTTGAGCAGGTAACGCATCAGGTGCCTATGTTGTCTCTGGACAATGCATTCGATGAGGCTGAGTTCAATGCGTTTAATCGTCGCATCAAAGAGCGCCTGCTGCACAACGACGAGCTGGATTTTTGTTGCGAGCCAAAGCTGGATGGTCTGGCCGTGTCGATTCTTTACCGTGATGGGGTGCTGGTTCAGGCCGCAACTCGCGGTGATGGTCAGGTAGGTGAAAATATCACCGAAAACGTGAAAACCATACGTAATATTCCATTGCGTTTGCGTGGTGACAATATTCCGGCTGAGCTGGAAGTACGTGGTGAAGTCTTCATGGACAAGGCCGGCTTTGCACGATTGAACGAAACCGCAGCAAAGCGTGATGAAAAAACCTTTGCGAACCCACGCAATGCAGCGGCGGGAAGCTTGCGTCAGCTGGATCCTAAAATAACCGCCAAACGCCCGCTGATGTTTTACGCCTATTCAATGGGCGTGGTGCAGGGCGCTGAGCTGGCTGATACCCATTATGCGCAATTGCAGCAGTTAAAAGACTGGGGCTTGCCTATGTGCCCGCAAACTAAGCGGGTAACAGGCGCCAGCGCGGCTTATCAATACTACCAAGCCATTATGGCCGAGCGCGACGCGTTGCCGTATGAAATTGATGGCGTGGTCATCAAGGTTGATAATAAACCGTTTCAGGAGCAGCTAGGCTTTGTTGCGCGTGCACCGCGCTGGGCCATTGCATTTAAATTTCCGGCTCAGGAAGAATTAACGCAGTTGCTGGATGTGGAGTTTCAGGTAGGCCGGACCGGCGCCATCACCCCAGTTGCGCGGCTGGAGCCGGTATTTGTTGGCGGCGTGACCGTCTCGAATGCGACTTTGCACAACCGTGACGAAATCGACCGTCTGGGTGTCAAAGTCGGTGATACCGTGATCATCCGACGCGCCGGTGATGTGATCCCGCAGATCACCCAGGTGGTGCTGGAAAAAAGGCCTGAAGATGCGCGCGATATCACTTTCCCGGATACCTGTCCGGTATGTGATTCCCACGTTGAGCGTGTTGAAGGTGAAGCCGTTGCGCGTTGCACCGGTGGCCTGGTGTGCCGCGCACAACGTAAAGAAGCGATAAAGCACTTTGCGTCGCGTAAGGCGCTGGACATCGATGGCCTGGGCGACAAGATTGTTGAGCAACTGGTTGAGCGGGAACTGATCACCACGCCGGCGGAATTATTTACCCTGCGTCAGGGCCATTTTGAGTCACTGGAGCGCATGGGCCCTAAATCAGCCAAGAACCTGGTGGGCGCGCTTGAAGAGGCCAAACAAACGACCTTGGCCAAGTTTTTATATGCCCTTGGGATCCGCGAAGTGGGCGAAGCCACGGCACAAAACCTGGCAAATCACTATCTGACGCTTGAAAAGGTGATGAATGCCTCCATTGAGAGTTTACAGGAAGTAAGTGATGTGGGTGTCGTGGTTGCTCAGCATATTCACGCGTTTTTCAGTGAACCACACAATCAAAAAGTGGTGAGCGATCTACTTGAGCAAGGGTTGCACTGGCCTGAAATTACTGCAAAAGCAGAAAGTGAGCAGCCACTGGCTGGCCTGACTTACGTATTGACGGGCACGCTGAGCCAGCTTAATCGCAACGACGCTAAAGCGCGATTACAGGCACTTGGAGCTAAAGTGTCCGGGAGTGTCTCTAAGAACACGCACGCACTGGTGGCAGGCGAAAAAGCGGGGTCTAAGCTAACCAAGGCGCAAGATCTGGGGATCGATATCCTGGATGAAGCAGCACTGATTGCATTGCTTGACTCACATCAGGGGTAA
- a CDS encoding DUF2919 family protein, whose amino-acid sequence MSKLQAGYGPEYWDKYGVYRTPVGFNLTLLVLLRPLFLWLVSALTWRPDLDLMSLFFHSKQHFFVAVMIASLALLPTVLFSLRRPTSSPKLARYWRHMRWPLLIAACLDLAWLGMQIVQAHYQFSFYLAIQAVLVCWVILYLLKSRYLTCFFGDWPEPENN is encoded by the coding sequence ATGAGCAAGTTACAGGCGGGGTACGGGCCCGAATACTGGGATAAATACGGGGTATATCGCACGCCTGTTGGATTTAATCTGACCTTACTGGTGTTGCTCAGACCCTTGTTCCTTTGGCTGGTTTCAGCCTTGACCTGGCGTCCAGATCTGGATCTCATGTCCTTGTTTTTCCATTCAAAGCAGCATTTTTTTGTAGCTGTGATGATAGCCAGTCTGGCACTGCTTCCAACTGTGCTGTTTTCTTTGCGCAGGCCAACCAGCTCACCTAAGTTAGCCCGCTACTGGCGTCATATGCGCTGGCCATTGCTGATAGCCGCCTGTCTGGACTTAGCCTGGCTGGGGATGCAAATTGTTCAGGCACACTATCAATTCTCTTTCTATTTGGCCATTCAGGCTGTACTGGTCTGCTGGGTTATTTTGTATTTGCTTAAAAGTCGATACTTAACGTGTTTTTTTGGGGATTGGCCGGAACCTGAAAATAATTGA
- the msrB gene encoding peptide-methionine (R)-S-oxide reductase MsrB, with product MLTWRDILQFADNGNPQPPRRVEKNLMQWQALLEPSVFHITRNRGTERPFSSQSCSVFSPGKYHCACCDQLLFDAEEKYDSGSGWPAFTQPYSADSVAYKLDRSHGMDRVEIVCNVCDAHLGHVFPDGPKPSGLRYCVNALALKKHEEGTH from the coding sequence ATGTTAACTTGGCGAGATATTCTGCAGTTCGCAGACAACGGCAACCCACAGCCACCCAGGCGGGTTGAAAAAAACCTGATGCAGTGGCAGGCGCTGCTTGAACCTTCCGTATTTCATATCACACGTAACCGGGGCACTGAGCGTCCTTTCAGCTCGCAAAGCTGTAGTGTGTTCTCACCGGGTAAATACCACTGTGCCTGCTGTGACCAACTGTTGTTTGATGCCGAAGAAAAGTATGACAGCGGCTCTGGCTGGCCTGCGTTTACTCAACCTTACAGCGCTGACTCTGTGGCCTATAAACTGGACAGATCGCACGGTATGGACCGGGTAGAGATAGTGTGTAATGTGTGTGATGCCCACTTGGGCCACGTGTTTCCGGATGGCCCTAAGCCCAGCGGCTTGCGCTATTGTGTGAACGCACTGGCGCTGAAAAAGCACGAAGAAGGCACGCATTGA
- a CDS encoding response regulator → MSVQPFVNAKILIVEEQQLALSYIKQSLDQLAYKNVQFAENAQLAKESCIHHKFDLIICSFDLSKRQNGYQLYEELLKKRLIRQSTGFIFTSAETSPELVHSIVELQPDDFLVKPFSIKELKSRIERVLKRKRSLKTLYNLIDDENYSKALKLINSELESGEHAYSPILLKLKGETLLQLKQYDEAKQFYRSVLELQKFTWAKLGLVETLIANNEDIMAQKMLKSLIEKSETRLAALDLLSRLELKLNQFEEAQVSLVQASQIAPRNIERQKSLSTVARINHDYECSYNAQKEIANFARYSMHDSPDVYLNAARAGIDFALSTDQHDQITRLTRQTQQYLSDLKKQFPNANNQTQIDVLNARLHYLKDEHSKARQLMEQLEDEPQIRSVDAALDKAKAFHELGFQHKAEALFGQIITHCERHQQQNDPAFMHLLQQQQDERRNITMGPKELNNHAVKQFQKGQLDVALEAFTQAFRVMPKNASIALNLLQCLADATGKKATTFNSNLAAKCYKTLSAAHLEPEQQERFEKLQAQLAEMNLDFKP, encoded by the coding sequence ATGTCTGTTCAACCCTTTGTAAATGCAAAAATTTTGATCGTGGAAGAACAGCAACTGGCGCTGAGCTATATTAAACAGTCGCTGGACCAGCTGGCATATAAAAACGTCCAGTTTGCCGAAAATGCCCAACTGGCAAAGGAAAGCTGTATCCATCATAAATTTGATTTGATTATCTGCTCATTTGACCTGAGCAAACGCCAGAATGGGTATCAGCTTTACGAAGAGCTACTTAAAAAGCGCCTGATCCGTCAAAGTACCGGGTTTATTTTCACCTCAGCCGAAACCAGCCCCGAACTGGTGCACAGTATTGTTGAGTTACAGCCTGATGACTTTCTGGTAAAGCCTTTCAGTATTAAAGAACTCAAGTCACGAATCGAGCGTGTATTAAAGCGCAAACGTAGCCTTAAAACGCTCTACAATCTGATTGACGACGAAAACTACTCCAAGGCGCTAAAACTTATTAACTCAGAGCTTGAAAGCGGTGAGCATGCTTACAGCCCGATATTGCTCAAGCTAAAAGGTGAGACCCTATTGCAGCTCAAGCAATATGACGAGGCTAAACAGTTCTACCGCTCTGTGCTTGAATTGCAAAAGTTTACCTGGGCCAAGCTTGGTCTGGTGGAAACCTTGATCGCCAATAACGAAGACATCATGGCGCAGAAGATGCTTAAGTCTTTGATCGAAAAAAGTGAAACTCGCCTGGCCGCGTTGGATTTATTGTCTCGCCTGGAGCTAAAACTCAATCAGTTTGAGGAAGCTCAGGTTTCTTTAGTGCAAGCCTCACAGATTGCACCACGTAATATCGAACGGCAGAAATCTCTCAGTACAGTAGCTCGGATCAATCATGATTATGAATGTAGTTACAACGCGCAAAAAGAAATCGCTAATTTTGCACGTTATTCGATGCATGACAGCCCTGACGTCTATTTAAACGCCGCCCGCGCCGGAATTGATTTTGCACTGAGCACAGATCAACACGATCAAATCACCCGGCTCACCCGGCAAACCCAGCAATATCTGAGTGATCTCAAAAAGCAGTTTCCCAATGCGAATAACCAGACTCAAATTGATGTGCTGAACGCGCGGCTGCATTATCTTAAAGATGAGCACAGCAAAGCGCGACAACTGATGGAGCAACTGGAAGATGAGCCTCAGATCCGCTCGGTTGATGCCGCATTAGATAAAGCAAAAGCATTTCATGAGCTTGGGTTTCAGCACAAAGCAGAGGCGTTATTTGGTCAGATCATCACGCACTGCGAACGTCACCAGCAACAAAACGATCCCGCCTTTATGCACCTGCTACAACAACAGCAGGATGAACGTCGCAATATCACTATGGGACCAAAAGAGTTAAACAATCATGCCGTAAAGCAATTTCAGAAGGGGCAGTTGGATGTCGCACTGGAAGCCTTTACACAGGCATTTCGGGTCATGCCCAAAAACGCCAGTATTGCACTCAATTTGCTCCAGTGTCTTGCCGACGCAACAGGGAAGAAAGCCACCACGTTCAACTCAAATCTGGCTGCCAAATGCTACAAAACACTCAGCGCCGCGCACCTAGAGCCTGAACAGCAGGAGCGATTTGAGAAACTGCAGGCACAGCTTGCAGAAATGAACCTGGATTTTAAGCCTTAA